In Arthrobacter sp. StoSoilB5, one genomic interval encodes:
- the groL gene encoding chaperonin GroEL (60 kDa chaperone family; promotes refolding of misfolded polypeptides especially under stressful conditions; forms two stacked rings of heptamers to form a barrel-shaped 14mer; ends can be capped by GroES; misfolded proteins enter the barrel where they are refolded when GroES binds) yields the protein MAKIIAFDEEARRGLERGLNILADAVKVTLGPRGRNVVLEKKWGAPTITNDGVSIAKEIELDDPYEKIGAELVKEVAKKTDDVAGDGTTTATVLAQALVKEGLRNVAAGADPLSLKRGIEKAVEAVITELLASAKEIETKEEIAATASISAGDPEIGSLIAEALDKVGKEGVITVEESNTFGLELELTEGMRFDKGYISAYFVTDAERQETVLEDPYILIVNSKISNVKELVTVLEKVMQSNKPLLIIAEDIEGEALATLIVNKIRGTFKSVAVKAPGFGDRRKAQLADIAILTGGQVISEEVGLKLENAGLELLGTARKVVVTKDETTIVEGAGDADQIAGRVAQIRAEIENSDSDYDREKLQERLAKLAGGVAVIKAGAATEVELKERKHRIEDAVRNAKAAVEEGIVAGGGVALIQAGAKAFANLTLQGDEATGANIVKVAIDAPLKQIAFNAGLEPGVVVDKVRGLPSGHGLNAATGVYEDLLAAGVNDPVKVTRSALQNAASIAGLFLTTEAVVADKPEKNAPAAGGDDMGGMGGF from the coding sequence ATGGCCAAGATCATTGCATTTGATGAAGAGGCACGCCGCGGCCTCGAGCGGGGCCTGAACATCCTCGCCGACGCCGTCAAGGTCACCCTCGGCCCGCGTGGACGCAACGTCGTCCTCGAAAAGAAGTGGGGCGCCCCCACGATCACCAACGATGGCGTTTCCATCGCCAAGGAGATCGAGCTGGACGATCCTTACGAGAAGATCGGTGCAGAACTGGTCAAGGAAGTTGCCAAGAAGACGGATGACGTCGCTGGCGACGGTACCACCACCGCTACGGTTCTCGCCCAGGCACTGGTCAAGGAAGGCCTGCGCAACGTTGCCGCCGGCGCCGACCCCCTGTCCCTGAAGCGCGGCATCGAGAAGGCCGTTGAGGCCGTCATCACCGAGCTGCTCGCCTCCGCCAAGGAGATCGAGACCAAGGAAGAGATCGCAGCCACGGCTTCCATCTCCGCCGGTGACCCGGAAATCGGCAGCCTGATCGCCGAAGCCCTGGACAAGGTGGGCAAGGAAGGCGTTATCACGGTCGAGGAATCCAACACCTTTGGCCTGGAGCTCGAACTCACCGAAGGCATGCGCTTCGACAAGGGTTACATCTCCGCTTACTTCGTCACCGACGCTGAGCGCCAGGAAACGGTCCTTGAGGACCCGTACATCCTGATCGTCAACTCCAAGATCTCCAACGTGAAGGAACTCGTCACGGTTCTGGAGAAGGTCATGCAGTCCAACAAGCCGCTGCTGATCATCGCCGAAGACATCGAGGGCGAGGCCCTGGCCACCCTGATCGTCAACAAGATCCGTGGCACCTTCAAGTCTGTGGCCGTCAAGGCTCCGGGCTTCGGTGACCGCCGCAAGGCACAGCTCGCCGACATCGCCATCCTCACCGGTGGCCAGGTCATCTCGGAAGAGGTTGGCCTCAAGCTGGAGAACGCTGGCCTGGAGCTCCTCGGTACCGCCCGCAAGGTTGTTGTTACCAAGGACGAGACCACCATCGTTGAAGGTGCCGGCGACGCCGACCAGATCGCTGGCCGTGTTGCCCAGATCCGTGCCGAGATCGAGAACTCCGATTCCGACTACGACCGCGAGAAGCTGCAGGAACGCCTGGCCAAGCTGGCCGGCGGCGTTGCAGTCATCAAGGCCGGTGCCGCAACCGAAGTTGAGCTCAAGGAACGCAAGCACCGCATTGAGGACGCTGTCCGCAACGCAAAGGCTGCCGTTGAAGAAGGCATCGTTGCTGGTGGTGGCGTTGCCCTCATCCAGGCCGGTGCCAAGGCCTTCGCCAACCTCACCCTGCAGGGTGACGAGGCAACAGGTGCCAACATCGTCAAGGTTGCCATCGACGCTCCGCTCAAGCAGATCGCTTTCAACGCTGGCCTCGAGCCGGGCGTTGTTGTCGACAAGGTTCGCGGCCTGCCTTCCGGCCACGGCCTGAACGCTGCCACGGGTGTTTACGAAGACCTGCTGGCTGCCGGCGTCAACGACCCCGTAAAGGTCACCCGCTCGGCCCTCCAGAACGCTGCTTCCATCGCTGGTCTCTTCCTGACCACCGAGGCCGTAGTTGCCGACAAGCCTGAGAAGAACGCTCCGGCTGCCGGTGGCGACGACATGGGCGGCATGGGCGGCTTCTAA
- a CDS encoding ribonuclease HI family protein — MTIIAAADGSALGNPGPAGWAWYVDDSCWRAGGWPHGTNNMGELMAVLDLFRSTAHVPDEELLILCDSQYVINCITKWMPGWKRKGWRKADGKPVLNVDLLKDIDQAIVGRKYTFEWVKGHAGHDLNEAADERARAVATAFQQGTAAPSGPGFAGAGPVLAQPVPATAARAVRSFQPHSEPTLFGESGIFGQPDLFSELDEDASTQELPAEEIVVALERELLRPDVRTDIGRIGVLLHPDFAEIGSSGRFWTRDAMMVALEEDPGEPIELEVLSADRLNENTILLNYRSFAHSGSALRSSVWLLDRGQWRLRFHQGTPETDLA; from the coding sequence ATGACGATTATTGCTGCCGCCGATGGCTCTGCCCTCGGCAATCCTGGGCCGGCCGGATGGGCCTGGTACGTTGATGACTCCTGTTGGCGCGCAGGGGGCTGGCCACACGGCACCAACAACATGGGCGAGCTGATGGCCGTCCTGGACCTGTTCCGCTCCACGGCCCACGTGCCCGACGAAGAACTGCTGATCCTGTGCGACAGCCAATACGTCATCAACTGCATCACTAAGTGGATGCCAGGGTGGAAGCGGAAGGGGTGGCGCAAGGCTGACGGCAAGCCCGTCCTGAACGTGGACCTGCTCAAGGACATCGACCAAGCAATCGTGGGGCGCAAATACACGTTTGAATGGGTTAAGGGCCATGCCGGCCACGACCTCAATGAGGCAGCAGACGAGCGCGCACGCGCGGTGGCCACCGCCTTCCAGCAGGGTACGGCAGCCCCAAGCGGACCGGGCTTTGCGGGGGCAGGTCCAGTCTTGGCCCAGCCTGTTCCTGCCACAGCGGCCAGGGCCGTGCGCAGCTTCCAACCCCACTCGGAACCCACGCTGTTTGGAGAGTCGGGCATCTTCGGCCAGCCGGACCTTTTCAGTGAACTGGACGAGGACGCTTCCACCCAGGAACTGCCTGCGGAGGAAATCGTGGTTGCCTTGGAGCGCGAGCTCCTGCGCCCCGATGTACGCACGGACATCGGCAGGATCGGAGTATTGCTTCATCCTGACTTTGCCGAGATTGGCAGTTCTGGTCGCTTCTGGACCCGTGATGCCATGATGGTCGCCCTTGAGGAGGATCCCGGCGAGCCTATTGAACTGGAAGTCCTTAGCGCCGACCGCCTGAATGAGAACACTATCTTGCTCAACTACCGAAGTTTCGCGCACTCCGGTTCGGCCCTCCGCAGTTCCGTTTGGCTGCTGGACCGAGGACAGTGGCGGCTCCGATTCCACCAAGGCACCCCTGAAACTGACCTCGCATGA
- a CDS encoding WXG100 family type VII secretion target produces the protein MSVISVDTELLQLKSSNVKATVDRISTDVLSMKHGLDELQATWKGSAATNFQSLVLEWSLTQNKVEASLASINMALASAAASYLEVEQGNTQRFAY, from the coding sequence ATGAGCGTCATTTCCGTCGACACTGAGCTCCTTCAGCTCAAGTCGTCCAACGTCAAAGCAACCGTTGATCGCATCAGCACGGACGTACTGTCCATGAAACACGGACTGGATGAGCTTCAGGCCACCTGGAAAGGCTCAGCTGCCACCAACTTCCAGTCTCTTGTCCTTGAATGGTCCTTGACGCAAAACAAGGTCGAGGCCTCGCTGGCTTCCATCAACATGGCTTTAGCCTCGGCCGCAGCGAGCTACCTCGAAGTGGAGCAGGGCAACACCCAACGCTTCGCCTACTAG
- a CDS encoding HAMP domain-containing sensor histidine kinase, translating into MLQRWKSASLRSQLVAIIMGLLLLALAATGAGTLTLVKSYLQGQVDDKLKAAVALAQDQQSFDKLSEPNPAVPTDYSLTLYVPGLSPYQFGGLQSDRPAIANITPAEAKVRGNAPFQVNGTAGSNWRVVAVGVVANGQNGVVIIGLPLTPVDKVMEHAVLVVVGVGLLTLVLAFFIATWTVARSFRPLARVEKTAAAIAAGDLSRRVEIDNPNTEVGRLGGSLNAMLAHIEASFAARAASEARMRRFAADASHELRTPLVTIRGFSELYRHGALATPEDVATAMGRIESEAKRMGSMVEDLLLLARLDEQRPLQLKPVDLQLLAYDAVVDTKASSGDRTITLIGLDGTTPTPAPVQGDEAKLRQVLGNLVGNALRYTPDGSPIELAVGVRTTPEGAFSVIEIRDHGAGIPEAETNKIFERFYRADTSRTRETGGSGLGLAIVAAIVGSHGGSVRVKETDGGGATLVVSLPFHEEPAELLSK; encoded by the coding sequence TTGCTGCAACGCTGGAAATCGGCGTCCCTGAGGTCGCAGCTCGTCGCCATCATCATGGGACTGCTCCTCCTTGCGCTGGCGGCGACGGGGGCCGGCACTTTGACGCTCGTCAAGAGCTACCTGCAGGGTCAGGTGGACGATAAACTCAAGGCCGCCGTCGCGCTGGCCCAGGACCAGCAGTCATTCGACAAGCTGTCCGAGCCGAATCCCGCCGTGCCCACCGACTACTCGCTCACCCTGTACGTTCCGGGGCTGTCGCCATACCAATTCGGCGGCCTGCAGAGTGACCGCCCTGCGATCGCGAACATCACGCCGGCGGAGGCGAAAGTCCGCGGGAACGCCCCATTCCAAGTCAATGGCACAGCTGGCAGCAACTGGCGCGTCGTAGCCGTGGGCGTCGTCGCCAACGGGCAGAACGGCGTGGTGATTATCGGCCTGCCCCTGACGCCTGTAGACAAAGTAATGGAACACGCCGTCCTGGTAGTGGTGGGCGTTGGCCTGCTGACCTTGGTGCTGGCGTTCTTCATCGCTACATGGACCGTGGCACGATCCTTCAGGCCCTTGGCGCGCGTGGAGAAGACTGCTGCAGCCATCGCGGCGGGCGATCTCTCCCGACGCGTGGAAATCGACAACCCCAACACAGAAGTGGGCAGGCTTGGCGGTTCGTTGAACGCTATGTTGGCCCACATTGAGGCTTCCTTCGCGGCGCGCGCCGCGTCGGAAGCGCGGATGCGCCGCTTCGCTGCGGATGCCTCCCACGAGCTCCGGACTCCTTTGGTCACCATTCGAGGTTTCTCGGAGCTTTACCGCCACGGCGCGCTGGCAACCCCCGAAGACGTCGCCACGGCCATGGGCAGAATCGAAAGCGAAGCCAAGCGGATGGGTTCCATGGTGGAGGACCTGCTGCTGTTGGCCCGGCTGGACGAGCAACGGCCGTTGCAGCTCAAACCGGTGGACCTCCAGTTGTTGGCCTACGACGCCGTGGTGGATACCAAAGCCTCATCCGGCGACCGGACAATTACGCTGATCGGACTTGACGGAACAACCCCCACTCCAGCGCCCGTCCAAGGGGACGAGGCCAAGCTCCGGCAGGTTTTAGGCAACTTGGTTGGCAACGCGCTGCGGTACACGCCCGACGGCAGCCCCATAGAACTCGCAGTTGGTGTCCGGACCACTCCTGAAGGCGCATTTTCGGTCATCGAAATCCGCGATCACGGCGCCGGCATTCCGGAGGCGGAGACCAACAAGATCTTTGAACGCTTCTACCGTGCCGATACCTCGCGCACCCGAGAGACCGGCGGCAGTGGCCTGGGTCTGGCAATTGTGGCTGCCATTGTTGGCTCCCACGGGGGCAGCGTCCGTGTAAAGGAGACCGACGGCGGCGGCGCAACTTTGGTGGTCAGCCTTCCGTTCCACGAGGAACCCGCCGAGCTGTTATCCAAGTAG
- a CDS encoding response regulator transcription factor: MKKNGPEAKLLVVDDEPNIRELLSTSLRFAGFEVVAASNGREALAAADLHAPDLAVLDVMLPDMDGFTVTRRLRAAGKHFPVLFLTAKDDTEDKVTGLTVGGDDYVTKPFSLDEVVARIRAVLRRTQPLEDDDAVIRVDDLELDDDAHEVRRGGTVIELSPTEFKLLRYLMLNPNRVLSKAQILDHVWEYDFNGDASIVESYISYLRRKVDIDPDAAALIQTKRGVGYVLRTAEKR; this comes from the coding sequence ATGAAAAAGAACGGCCCCGAAGCCAAGCTCCTTGTCGTCGACGACGAACCCAACATCCGCGAGCTTCTCTCCACGTCCCTGCGGTTTGCAGGTTTCGAGGTCGTTGCCGCATCCAATGGTCGCGAAGCCCTCGCCGCGGCCGATCTCCATGCCCCTGACCTGGCTGTCCTGGACGTGATGCTGCCGGACATGGACGGCTTCACAGTCACGCGCCGGCTCCGCGCTGCAGGCAAACACTTCCCCGTCTTGTTCCTCACAGCGAAGGATGACACCGAGGACAAGGTCACGGGCCTAACAGTGGGTGGGGACGATTACGTCACCAAGCCTTTCAGCCTGGACGAAGTGGTGGCCCGCATCCGCGCCGTACTCCGCCGCACGCAGCCGCTGGAAGACGACGACGCCGTGATCCGCGTAGACGACCTCGAACTCGACGACGACGCCCACGAGGTCCGCCGCGGTGGCACCGTGATTGAACTCTCCCCCACCGAGTTCAAGCTCCTGCGATACCTCATGCTGAACCCCAACCGTGTTCTCTCCAAGGCACAGATCCTGGACCACGTCTGGGAATACGACTTCAACGGTGACGCCTCGATCGTGGAGTCCTACATCTCCTACCTTCGCCGCAAGGTGGACATCGACCCCGATGCCGCAGCCCTCATCCAAACCAAGCGCGGAGTGGGCTACGTGCTGCGAACGGCAGAGAAGCGCTGA
- a CDS encoding LysE family transporter, which produces MTSTDILTSAGLGLATGLALIVAIGAQNAFVLRQGILGQHIGAIVAVCALSDAILIAAGVLGTGALITAAPLAVVVLRYIGAAFLVVYGIMAARRALRPQALTAAGTANDGGAKRGLAAAVTTVLALTWLNPHVYLDIALLGSLASAQGTSLQWWFGAGAMLGSMLWFCSLGFGARFLRGFFARPASWRFLDGGIAVTMAALGAGLALGA; this is translated from the coding sequence GTGACTTCTACTGACATCCTTACGTCCGCAGGCCTCGGCCTGGCCACCGGCCTGGCCCTTATCGTTGCCATCGGCGCGCAAAACGCCTTCGTGCTTCGGCAAGGAATCCTTGGCCAACATATCGGCGCCATCGTCGCGGTCTGCGCGTTGTCCGACGCGATCCTGATCGCAGCCGGGGTACTCGGCACTGGAGCGCTGATCACGGCGGCGCCGCTCGCCGTCGTCGTCCTTCGATACATCGGCGCAGCGTTCCTTGTCGTTTACGGCATCATGGCGGCGCGCCGGGCCTTACGTCCGCAAGCCTTGACCGCAGCGGGGACAGCGAACGACGGCGGCGCGAAGCGCGGCCTCGCGGCCGCCGTGACCACCGTGCTGGCCCTGACCTGGCTCAACCCCCATGTATACCTCGACATCGCCCTGCTGGGTTCGCTGGCGAGTGCGCAGGGGACCTCGTTGCAGTGGTGGTTCGGCGCCGGGGCGATGCTGGGAAGCATGCTGTGGTTTTGCTCGCTCGGCTTCGGAGCCCGCTTCCTGAGGGGCTTCTTTGCCCGACCAGCGTCGTGGCGCTTCCTGGACGGAGGCATTGCCGTAACCATGGCGGCCCTCGGCGCCGGGCTCGCGCTGGGAGCGTAG
- a CDS encoding LysR family transcriptional regulator ArgP: MSQFPSEQLLTFATVLSEGTLDAAARMLHITPSAVSQRLKALEQSAGRVLLQRSNPVQATEAGEVVLRLARQLAQLEADAGRELGLSAEGAQLAVPIVVNADSLAVWFLQALARVPSDLNVTFDLHRDDEQHSTSMLRSGTVMAAVAATPEPVQGCRVESLGVMRYRAVAAPAFVDRWFADGVDGSTLNAAPTVDFDRKDTYQWAFVESWPAGPDGSKAQEKGPRHYVPASQDFGDAIRLGLGWGLIPEVQCGPEIAEGHLIELAPERPFDVPLYWQRWKTASKVLDVLSATVREVSAEYLRTP; encoded by the coding sequence ATGTCGCAATTTCCGTCAGAGCAACTCCTGACCTTCGCCACCGTGCTTTCGGAAGGCACGTTGGACGCCGCAGCCCGCATGCTGCACATCACGCCGTCGGCCGTGTCCCAGCGATTGAAGGCCCTGGAGCAATCTGCGGGCCGGGTCCTGCTGCAGCGCAGCAACCCCGTCCAGGCCACCGAGGCCGGCGAAGTGGTCCTCCGGCTTGCCCGCCAGCTAGCCCAACTGGAAGCCGACGCTGGAAGGGAGCTGGGGCTCAGTGCCGAGGGAGCACAGTTGGCGGTGCCAATTGTGGTGAACGCCGACTCGCTGGCGGTGTGGTTCCTGCAGGCACTTGCCCGAGTGCCCAGCGATCTCAACGTCACGTTCGATCTCCACCGCGACGACGAACAACACTCCACGTCCATGCTGCGTTCGGGGACTGTCATGGCTGCAGTGGCAGCCACGCCGGAGCCGGTGCAAGGCTGCCGCGTGGAGAGCCTCGGAGTGATGCGCTACCGGGCCGTGGCAGCGCCTGCGTTTGTGGACCGTTGGTTCGCAGACGGGGTGGACGGTTCCACGCTAAACGCGGCCCCAACAGTGGATTTTGACCGAAAGGACACCTACCAGTGGGCCTTCGTGGAATCGTGGCCGGCTGGGCCGGATGGTTCAAAAGCCCAGGAAAAGGGGCCGCGGCACTACGTTCCAGCCTCACAGGATTTCGGCGATGCCATTCGCCTGGGCCTCGGCTGGGGATTGATTCCGGAAGTTCAATGCGGGCCGGAGATTGCCGAAGGGCACTTGATTGAACTTGCCCCCGAGCGTCCTTTCGATGTTCCGCTCTACTGGCAGCGCTGGAAGACGGCGTCAAAAGTGCTCGACGTCCTTAGCGCCACAGTCCGGGAAGTCTCCGCCGAGTATCTTCGGACACCTTGA
- a CDS encoding multicopper oxidase family protein, translated as MNISQLLALDLVLAILAAGAWIAAAWMVISSTADRRPAKPRGMDLALLVLGMAVVMTAARYALLPALVAGSWWFASERTTISLPLTAIPAAWAAMAGVPYLLRRRNTGSTLGSDLPRGADRAPAARSHEWAVLATVSAAAAAVASLAIAFVLGPFPAPWTLAVLLFLVAGTVMIARLALFPVFGRPPAASRGSVAPGRGGAVRRRTTAAAAVAGLMACTALGSGVFAWLGSRSADGAVIAAAVGHHNGATAATVVDPTPVTSLVGDIPDNAVVRHYELTARTEHVTLPSGESTEAWTFGSLPGPAIEAQLGEAMEVELKNRDVMAGVTLHWHGYDVPNAMDGVAGATQDAVMPGQSMTYRFIAAQAGTYWYHTHQDSAEGVRKGLYGTFVVHHPTQPRADTDIVVAGHDLGGLGLLGSSDRSSAHGAIPGSSVRVRLINTDSLPQRYLLDGTAFKVAAVDGTDVNQPQEVTGKLLRLGAGARMDIAFTMPESVVTLRSDSAASAVVVFAPSSRAAENADPAANAVDVAAKAAAVPEKAQPGVFATTPVLDLLDYGEPVAGIPAAAENAREEVLVLDRQFRFVDGVPRYAFTVNGAAYPLVPSIEVAKGETLKMTIVNRTAEPHPMHPHGHHVQVLSRNGVAPRGSPLVLDTVDVLPGDVWEVLLKADNPGIWMDHCHNLEHAAEGMMMLLKYEGVSSDFVHGGHSHNRPE; from the coding sequence GTGAATATCTCACAGCTACTGGCCTTGGACCTGGTGCTGGCCATTCTCGCGGCCGGTGCTTGGATTGCCGCGGCCTGGATGGTCATTTCTTCAACAGCTGACAGGAGGCCAGCCAAGCCACGCGGCATGGACTTGGCGCTACTTGTCCTGGGCATGGCCGTTGTGATGACGGCAGCACGCTATGCCTTGCTCCCCGCTTTGGTGGCGGGCAGTTGGTGGTTTGCCAGCGAACGCACAACCATCAGCCTGCCTTTGACCGCCATCCCCGCGGCTTGGGCCGCGATGGCCGGTGTTCCGTACTTGCTGAGGAGGCGGAACACCGGCTCAACACTTGGATCGGATCTACCCCGGGGTGCTGACCGGGCCCCCGCCGCCCGGAGTCATGAATGGGCCGTACTCGCCACGGTTTCAGCCGCGGCCGCGGCTGTTGCATCACTTGCCATCGCCTTCGTTCTCGGACCGTTCCCTGCCCCGTGGACCCTGGCTGTTCTCTTGTTCCTGGTGGCCGGGACTGTGATGATTGCCAGGCTGGCGCTGTTCCCTGTGTTCGGGCGTCCGCCCGCTGCTTCCCGCGGCAGCGTCGCTCCCGGCCGCGGCGGCGCGGTTCGCAGGCGCACGACGGCGGCTGCCGCAGTTGCCGGACTCATGGCCTGCACCGCTTTGGGCTCGGGAGTCTTTGCCTGGCTGGGTAGCCGGTCCGCCGATGGCGCGGTGATTGCGGCCGCCGTCGGCCATCACAATGGTGCCACCGCTGCAACCGTGGTGGACCCAACCCCGGTAACCAGCCTGGTGGGCGACATTCCTGACAATGCCGTGGTCCGGCATTATGAACTCACCGCCCGCACGGAACACGTAACCCTGCCGTCCGGGGAGTCCACCGAGGCATGGACATTTGGCAGCCTACCCGGGCCCGCGATTGAGGCTCAACTGGGCGAGGCCATGGAAGTTGAGCTTAAGAACCGGGACGTTATGGCTGGCGTCACCCTGCATTGGCACGGCTACGACGTCCCCAACGCCATGGACGGTGTGGCTGGGGCAACACAGGACGCCGTCATGCCGGGGCAGTCCATGACCTACCGGTTCATTGCCGCCCAAGCAGGCACGTACTGGTACCACACGCACCAGGACTCAGCCGAAGGTGTCCGCAAGGGCCTCTACGGCACATTCGTCGTACACCACCCCACACAGCCCCGCGCTGATACGGACATTGTGGTGGCGGGGCACGACCTCGGCGGTCTGGGGTTGCTGGGCTCCTCAGACCGTAGCAGTGCGCATGGGGCCATCCCGGGCTCAAGCGTTCGGGTACGCCTCATCAACACTGATTCCCTGCCGCAGCGCTACCTTCTGGACGGAACAGCGTTCAAGGTTGCGGCAGTGGATGGAACGGACGTGAACCAGCCCCAGGAGGTGACCGGGAAGCTGTTGCGACTTGGAGCAGGAGCCAGGATGGACATCGCGTTCACGATGCCCGAATCCGTGGTGACGCTCCGCTCTGACTCCGCGGCCAGCGCCGTCGTCGTGTTTGCCCCGTCCAGCCGTGCTGCCGAAAATGCCGATCCTGCAGCAAATGCCGTGGACGTCGCAGCGAAAGCGGCCGCCGTTCCGGAGAAGGCCCAGCCGGGCGTCTTCGCCACGACGCCCGTCCTGGACCTGTTGGACTACGGCGAACCCGTGGCCGGAATACCGGCAGCCGCAGAAAATGCCCGGGAGGAAGTGCTGGTACTGGACCGGCAATTCCGCTTTGTTGACGGAGTTCCCCGCTACGCCTTTACCGTGAACGGCGCTGCCTATCCCCTGGTGCCATCCATTGAGGTGGCCAAAGGGGAGACGTTGAAAATGACGATAGTAAACCGCACCGCAGAGCCGCATCCCATGCATCCCCATGGACACCACGTTCAAGTTCTCAGCAGGAACGGGGTAGCTCCGAGAGGATCGCCGCTGGTCCTGGACACCGTGGACGTGCTCCCGGGCGATGTATGGGAGGTCCTGTTGAAGGCGGACAACCCGGGCATATGGATGGATCACTGCCACAACCTGGAACACGCTGCAGAGGGAATGATGATGCTGTTGAAGTACGAAGGAGTGTCATCTGACTTCGTACACGGAGGCCATTCCCACAACCGGCCTGAATAG
- a CDS encoding DNA repair helicase XPB has translation MTDGPLIVQSDKTILLEVDHELATEARHAIAAFAELERAPEHMHSYRLTPLGLWNARAAGLDAEQVLDTLLKYSRFPVPHALLIDIEETMSRYGRLRLEKDPQHGLVMRTDDYPVLEEVIRAKKIAPLLGPRIDGETVVVHSSQRGQLKQLLLKLGWPAEDLAGYVNGQPHLIMLDETGWQLRPYQKLATENFWAGGSGVVVLPCGAGKTLVGAAAMATSSTTTLILVTNTVSARQWKDELLKRTSLTEDEIGEYSGAVKEVRPVTIATYQVLTTKRGGLYPHLELVDGHDWGLIIYDEVHLLPAPIFRMTADLQARRRLGLTATLVREDGREGEVFSLIGPKRYDAPWKDIEAQGYIAPADCVEVRVDLPRDERVAYAMADDADKYRLCATSETKTQLVEQLVAAHKGEQLLVIGQYIDQLDEIAERLDAPLIKGETTVKARQKLFDAFRKGEIQTLVVSKVANFSIDLPEASVAIQVSGSFGSRQEEAQRLGRLLRPKQDGRSARFYSLVARDTLDQDFAAKRQRFLAEQGYAYRIMDAKDVGKDAPADE, from the coding sequence GTGACCGACGGTCCCCTGATCGTACAAAGCGACAAAACCATTCTCTTGGAAGTCGACCACGAGCTCGCTACCGAGGCCAGGCATGCCATTGCGGCATTTGCTGAACTTGAGCGGGCGCCGGAGCACATGCACAGCTACCGGCTGACGCCTCTTGGGCTCTGGAACGCCCGTGCCGCAGGTCTCGACGCCGAGCAGGTGTTGGATACGCTGCTGAAGTACTCCCGTTTCCCGGTGCCCCATGCATTATTGATCGATATCGAAGAGACCATGTCCCGCTACGGCAGGCTTCGCCTCGAAAAGGATCCACAGCACGGTTTGGTGATGCGTACCGACGACTACCCCGTGCTCGAGGAAGTCATCCGCGCCAAGAAGATCGCCCCACTGCTTGGGCCCAGGATCGATGGTGAGACTGTGGTGGTTCATTCCTCGCAGCGAGGCCAGCTCAAGCAGCTGCTCCTCAAGTTGGGGTGGCCGGCTGAGGACCTTGCCGGGTACGTCAACGGGCAGCCCCACCTGATCATGCTCGACGAAACAGGCTGGCAGCTGCGCCCCTACCAGAAGCTGGCCACGGAGAACTTCTGGGCCGGCGGCAGCGGCGTCGTCGTTCTTCCGTGTGGTGCGGGAAAGACCCTGGTGGGCGCGGCCGCCATGGCCACATCCTCCACTACAACACTGATCCTGGTGACCAACACGGTTTCGGCACGCCAGTGGAAGGACGAACTGCTCAAGCGGACGTCCCTGACTGAAGATGAGATCGGCGAATATTCCGGTGCGGTCAAGGAAGTCCGGCCCGTCACCATCGCCACCTACCAGGTGCTCACCACCAAACGCGGAGGACTTTACCCGCACCTTGAACTGGTGGACGGCCACGACTGGGGCCTGATCATCTATGACGAGGTGCACTTGCTGCCCGCCCCGATCTTCCGCATGACTGCGGACCTCCAGGCCCGGCGGAGGCTCGGCCTGACGGCCACGCTGGTGCGGGAGGATGGCCGGGAAGGCGAAGTCTTCAGCTTGATCGGACCCAAACGTTACGACGCTCCATGGAAGGACATAGAAGCGCAAGGCTACATCGCACCCGCGGACTGCGTGGAGGTCCGCGTGGATCTACCCCGCGACGAGCGCGTGGCTTATGCCATGGCTGATGACGCTGACAAATACCGGCTGTGTGCAACCTCCGAGACGAAAACCCAACTGGTAGAGCAGCTCGTGGCGGCGCACAAGGGTGAGCAACTACTGGTCATCGGCCAGTACATTGACCAACTGGACGAGATCGCAGAGCGGCTGGATGCTCCCCTGATCAAAGGGGAAACCACAGTGAAAGCCCGGCAGAAACTCTTTGATGCCTTCCGTAAGGGCGAGATCCAGACCCTCGTGGTGTCCAAAGTGGCCAACTTCTCCATCGACCTTCCCGAGGCTTCAGTCGCCATCCAGGTTTCGGGTTCCTTCGGATCCCGGCAGGAGGAGGCGCAACGCCTGGGCCGCCTGCTTAGGCCCAAGCAAGACGGCCGTTCAGCCCGTTTCTACTCCCTTGTGGCCCGCGACACCTTGGACCAGGACTTCGCGGCCAAGCGCCAGCGGTTCCTGGCTGAACAGGGCTATGCCTACCGGATCATGGACGCCAAGGACGTGGGTAAAGACGCTCCCGCAGACGAATAA